One Paracoccus sp. TOH DNA segment encodes these proteins:
- a CDS encoding sigma factor has protein sequence MSDENDLVRHFEQHRDYLRFVARRILGSDGQADDAVQDAWLRIAHSDVSEVHSLRNWLTTIVARLCLVLHDLFAVQFDHIAPIIGRSPAATRQLASRARRRLTGAPTEIGASGPGAEKSLPPSSPRHATGTSKG, from the coding sequence ATGAGCGACGAAAATGACCTCGTGCGGCATTTCGAGCAGCATCGCGACTACCTGCGATTTGTTGCCCGTCGTATCCTCGGCTCGGACGGCCAGGCGGATGATGCTGTGCAAGACGCCTGGCTGCGGATAGCGCATTCGGATGTTTCGGAAGTCCATAGCCTGCGCAATTGGCTCACGACGATCGTCGCACGGCTTTGCCTCGTCCTTCACGACCTGTTCGCGGTGCAGTTCGATCACATTGCGCCGATAATCGGACGGTCACCGGCAGCAACCCGTCAGCTCGCAAGTCGGGCCCGGCGGCGTCTCACAGGGGCTCCAACCGAGATCGGCGCTAGCGGGCCCGGCGCCGAGAAATCGTTACCGCCTTCGTCGCCGCGTCACGCAACGGGGACTTCAAAGGGTTGA
- a CDS encoding N-acetyltransferase, whose product MKCQIRPEHPGDTRDIRQVTEAAFKGAEHSSGTEGAIIDALRASNALTISLVATAEGDIVGHIVFSPVTINGTEIGWFGLGPVSVRPEFQGNGIGGMLIRAGLDQLKAAGASGCVVLGDPAYYRRFGFEQNPAVRYEGVPPKYFMKLSLDGSEVSGSVAFHDGFSAS is encoded by the coding sequence ATGAAGTGCCAGATTCGGCCTGAACATCCGGGAGATACGCGGGATATCCGCCAGGTGACGGAGGCCGCGTTCAAGGGCGCCGAACACAGCTCCGGGACCGAAGGAGCGATCATCGACGCCCTGCGGGCAAGCAATGCTCTCACCATTTCCCTTGTCGCGACAGCCGAAGGCGACATAGTCGGACATATCGTTTTCTCGCCGGTCACGATCAATGGCACCGAGATTGGCTGGTTCGGTCTCGGCCCCGTTTCCGTCAGGCCCGAGTTTCAAGGGAACGGCATTGGCGGAATGCTGATCCGGGCGGGTCTGGATCAGTTGAAAGCTGCTGGGGCCAGCGGCTGCGTCGTCCTTGGCGACCCCGCCTATTATCGGCGATTTGGGTTCGAGCAAAACCCCGCCGTGCGATACGAGGGGGTTCCTCCGAAATACTTCATGAAACTGTCTCTCGACGGTTCCGAAGTATCTGGAAGCGTTGCCTTCCACGATGGATTTTCGGCGTCCTGA